The following are encoded together in the Streptomyces rapamycinicus NRRL 5491 genome:
- a CDS encoding aminoglycoside phosphotransferase family protein → MSQTAAQLVTALRRARRDATAEVTVLADRPDGTVVRCGRIVAKAHPPGTDPAELAVRLGVAAHPRCAEILLPPVDAMGALPDGRQVTLWPYGEPVAPDAPDAAPWAEAGRLLARLHSVPVAELPGPLPAMRGPAKAARAIARLRAAALPEGAATRAVLRAWAGLPGWARGVDRTDHMNRGNESDKGNAGSEDNRLCHGDLHLGQLIRHRATDWRLIDIDDLGLGDPAWDLARPAAWYAAGLLAAEDWERFLGAYRAAGGSAVGERDPWPRLDVPARALTVQTAALALAKAAAAGRALDEAEEAMVEASVRIAHFMEAAG, encoded by the coding sequence GTGAGCCAAACCGCGGCGCAGCTCGTCACCGCCCTCCGCCGGGCCCGGCGCGACGCCACCGCCGAGGTGACCGTCCTGGCCGACCGGCCCGACGGCACCGTCGTCCGGTGCGGCCGCATCGTCGCCAAGGCGCATCCGCCCGGCACGGACCCGGCCGAGCTGGCCGTCCGGCTCGGCGTCGCGGCCCACCCCCGGTGCGCGGAGATACTGCTGCCGCCGGTCGACGCCATGGGAGCGCTGCCCGACGGACGGCAGGTCACCCTCTGGCCGTACGGCGAACCCGTGGCACCCGACGCGCCGGACGCCGCCCCCTGGGCCGAGGCGGGGAGGCTGCTGGCCCGGCTGCACTCCGTCCCGGTCGCCGAACTGCCCGGCCCGCTCCCGGCGATGCGCGGCCCGGCCAAGGCGGCCCGCGCCATCGCCCGGCTACGGGCGGCGGCGCTCCCCGAGGGCGCGGCCACCCGGGCCGTGCTGCGGGCCTGGGCCGGACTGCCCGGCTGGGCGCGGGGCGTGGACCGTACGGATCACATGAACAGAGGCAACGAAAGCGACAAAGGCAACGCGGGCAGCGAAGACAACAGGCTCTGCCACGGCGATCTCCACCTCGGCCAGCTCATCCGCCACCGCGCCACCGACTGGCGACTGATCGACATCGACGACCTCGGCCTCGGCGACCCGGCCTGGGACCTCGCCCGCCCCGCCGCCTGGTACGCCGCCGGGCTGCTCGCCGCCGAGGACTGGGAGCGCTTCCTGGGGGCGTACCGGGCCGCGGGCGGCTCCGCCGTGGGGGAGCGCGATCCCTGGCCGCGGCTGGACGTGCCCGCCCGCGCCCTCACCGTCCAGACCGCCGCGCTCGCGCTCGCCAAGGCGGCTGCCGCCGGACGGGCGTTGGACGAGGCCGAGGAGGCGATGGTGGAGGCGTCCGTCCGCATCGCCCACTTCATGGAGGCCGCGGGATGA
- a CDS encoding serine/threonine-protein kinase, whose translation MAMMRLRREDPRVVGSFRLHRRLGAGGMGVVYLGSDRRGQRVALKVIRPDLAEDREFRSRFAREVSAARRIRGGCTARLVAADLEADRPWFATQYVPGPSLHDKVNEEGPLPAAQVASIGSALAEGLLAVHEAGVVHRDLKPSNILLSPKGPRIIDFGIAWATGASTLTHVGTAVGSPGFLAPEQVRGAAVTPATDVFALGATLAYASTADSPFGHGSSEVMLYRVVHEEPQLLGVPDALAPLLHACLAKDPEDRPSTLQLSLRLKEIAAREAHGHGSGAGGYGGGQGRPPARRPEAYADQHTERRSGGTPAPRSGPPSPRPGASTGGGSGRPSGRNTPARPAQRRGGPRPPARTGRPAQTVRTSPNGRRPSGPNRLLRQRLTVFVVVTLLVALGIAAAQGCQGPANGLGGAPPRPTESVSSAAPGSVANPVEDPPEDSLAAEPDGRQGASGGS comes from the coding sequence ATGGCGATGATGCGGCTCCGGCGCGAGGACCCGCGTGTCGTCGGCTCCTTCCGCCTCCACCGGCGGCTCGGCGCGGGCGGCATGGGGGTGGTCTACCTCGGCTCCGACCGGCGCGGGCAGCGGGTGGCCCTGAAGGTGATCAGGCCGGACCTCGCGGAGGACCGGGAGTTCCGGTCCCGGTTCGCCCGGGAGGTCTCCGCCGCGCGGCGGATCCGGGGCGGCTGTACGGCCCGGCTGGTCGCCGCCGACCTGGAGGCCGACCGCCCCTGGTTCGCCACCCAGTACGTACCGGGCCCCTCCCTCCACGACAAGGTGAACGAGGAGGGCCCGCTGCCCGCCGCCCAGGTCGCCTCGATCGGGTCGGCGCTGGCGGAGGGGCTGTTGGCGGTCCATGAGGCGGGGGTCGTCCACCGCGACCTCAAGCCTTCCAACATCCTGCTCTCGCCCAAGGGCCCGCGCATCATCGACTTCGGCATCGCCTGGGCGACCGGGGCCAGCACCCTCACCCACGTGGGCACGGCGGTCGGCTCGCCCGGCTTCCTCGCGCCCGAGCAGGTGCGGGGCGCGGCGGTGACCCCGGCGACCGACGTCTTCGCGCTGGGCGCCACCCTCGCGTACGCCTCGACGGCGGACTCGCCGTTCGGGCACGGCAGTTCCGAGGTGATGCTGTACCGGGTGGTCCATGAGGAGCCGCAGCTGCTGGGCGTCCCCGACGCCCTGGCGCCGCTGCTCCACGCCTGTCTGGCCAAGGACCCGGAGGACCGGCCGAGCACCCTGCAACTGTCGCTGCGGCTGAAGGAGATCGCGGCGCGCGAGGCGCACGGTCACGGCTCCGGTGCCGGGGGCTACGGCGGCGGGCAGGGCCGTCCCCCGGCGCGGCGCCCCGAGGCGTACGCCGACCAGCACACGGAGCGGCGCTCCGGCGGTACGCCCGCGCCGCGGAGCGGGCCCCCGTCCCCGCGGCCGGGAGCCAGTACGGGCGGGGGCTCGGGACGGCCCTCGGGGCGGAACACGCCCGCGCGCCCGGCTCAGCGCCGGGGTGGCCCGAGGCCGCCCGCGCGCACGGGGCGCCCGGCCCAGACCGTGCGCACCTCGCCGAACGGACGCCGCCCCAGCGGGCCCAACCGGCTGCTGCGGCAGCGGCTGACCGTGTTCGTCGTGGTGACGCTGCTGGTGGCGCTGGGGATCGCGGCGGCGCAGGGCTGCCAGGGTCCGGCGAATGGGCTGGGCGGCGCGCCGCCCAGGCCGACGGAGTCGGTTTCGTCGGCGGCGCCGGGCTCGGTGGCGAACCCGGTGGAGGACCCGCCGGAGGACTCGCTGGCGGCCGAACCTGACGGTCGCCAGGGCGCGTCCGGCGGATCGTGA
- the cobT gene encoding nicotinate-nucleotide--dimethylbenzimidazole phosphoribosyltransferase, whose translation MTDTGQVPGEGLPENAGGRLGHPHPADVHAPPADAGYIEQPQPGVPPGAAYTFPDGSEHAGEEDDLLLMPGAQGAWSEQQAQYQTGAYEAGVLDPAAYAEAQMPEPLPVAEQPVPQQAPAPAAYAAPAAPARRPLHMGPPVPDTSNGVVRSLADRGPAAGRHAAPVRQPEPQPQEQQFPPEQQAVPEVPDPQAVQEPQLQVPHQVASQPEVLPEPQPEYGAGAQQGVPAPEQGGMIGQGGMAEQPFAGPEQFVMPEQPFAAPELFLVPEQQPVMPEQQPVMPEQPLAADYSTAPQYAAGPQYFTPQPDDPGQLPGPQLADLSQLVDAPPPGDAWDSTPPVQQAVPVETGVPAEGPQIAEVPGAEPAPEQFAGPEAVAPEAQPVPMDQGYVDQGYVDPAAVDPHQTGATIPAQAGAPVVEPAAQAAVAEEQVVDIPAQAQTEPVTELPGAQPAPAPVAGAAPEIPAQLAHEPIAIEVPPAPAAEAPAEEAAQQLPEQPVEAVERTAVDPGHSIVADETPQPEESTAEEPAAAESSQQEAPAEAEAEAEGAPEAEAAPEAEAEAVTPEEPAGERTAAEAPEQTAPEQTAPEQTAPEQTAAAPEAEPTAAESEAPEAVAEEPPPEEQAPEGEAADTPDAEAAASQAPEAEAPETAEAEATPAEPEAEAAAGAEPEAGTEATEPTAEAEAEAEAQPAESEAAAPEGEATGPEATEPETRATEQDATEPEAGAPESDAPVAAGPEASAMEPEPGPEAETAEPEATDAEAADPEATETDVSATDVSATDASTSEATDAEPVAPEPEPEPESEPETAPEDTTPETAPESAAEPDPESETEPEPELEPEAVPIPIGPRAEGYDEAERAAVHRVMRERRDIRNGFRPDPIPHEVLLRVLEAAHTAPSVGHSQPWDFVVIRSEETRRAMHELAVRQRDAYAKSLPKGRAKQFKELKIEAILETPVNIVVTADPTRGGRHTLGRHTQPQMAPYSSALAVENLWLAARAEGLGVGWVSFFDEREMVRELGLPEHLEVVAYLCVGYVDEFPEEPELMKAGWSKRRPLSWVVHEESYGRRTLPGGDPHNLLQETLRGIRPLDAKALGEAWERQKRMTKPSGALGMLEIISAQLSGLSRQCPPPIPEPAAVAIFAGDHGVHAQGVTAWPQEVTSQMVANFLGGGAVCNAFAGQVGAEVCVVDVGVASDLPSTPGLLPRKVRAGTGDFTVGPALTREEVLRAIEVGIETARDLVAAGNKALLTGEMGIANTTVSAALVSIYTGADPAEVTGRGTGINDEMHARKIDVVRRGLELHQPDPADPIGVLSAIGGLEHAAIAGLLLGGASLRTPVILDGVSAGAAALVARAIAPEVLAACIAGHRSAEPGHVAALNKLGLRPLVDLDLRLGEGTGALLALPVVQSAARAMHEVATFDSAGVTEKN comes from the coding sequence ATGACCGACACCGGCCAGGTCCCGGGCGAGGGACTGCCGGAGAACGCAGGCGGACGACTCGGACACCCGCACCCGGCGGATGTCCACGCCCCGCCTGCCGACGCCGGTTACATCGAACAGCCGCAGCCCGGTGTCCCTCCCGGCGCCGCCTACACCTTCCCCGACGGCTCCGAACACGCGGGCGAGGAGGACGACCTGCTGCTGATGCCGGGCGCCCAGGGCGCCTGGAGCGAGCAGCAGGCCCAGTACCAGACCGGGGCGTACGAGGCGGGCGTGCTCGACCCCGCCGCGTACGCCGAGGCCCAGATGCCCGAGCCACTGCCCGTGGCGGAGCAGCCCGTACCGCAGCAGGCCCCCGCCCCGGCCGCTTACGCGGCGCCCGCCGCCCCCGCCCGGCGGCCGCTCCACATGGGCCCGCCGGTGCCCGACACCTCCAACGGCGTGGTGCGTTCGCTCGCCGACCGGGGTCCGGCGGCGGGTCGGCACGCCGCGCCCGTACGCCAGCCGGAGCCCCAGCCGCAGGAGCAGCAGTTCCCGCCCGAGCAGCAGGCCGTCCCGGAGGTCCCGGACCCGCAGGCCGTGCAGGAGCCGCAGCTCCAGGTGCCGCACCAGGTCGCGTCCCAGCCCGAGGTGCTGCCCGAGCCGCAGCCGGAGTACGGGGCGGGGGCGCAGCAGGGCGTCCCGGCGCCCGAGCAGGGCGGGATGATCGGGCAGGGCGGGATGGCCGAGCAGCCGTTCGCCGGGCCCGAGCAGTTCGTCATGCCCGAGCAGCCGTTCGCGGCGCCTGAGCTGTTCCTCGTCCCCGAGCAGCAGCCGGTCATGCCCGAGCAGCAGCCGGTCATGCCCGAGCAGCCGCTGGCGGCGGACTACTCCACCGCGCCCCAGTACGCCGCCGGGCCGCAGTACTTCACCCCGCAGCCCGACGACCCGGGGCAGCTCCCCGGACCCCAGCTCGCGGACCTCTCACAGCTCGTCGACGCCCCGCCGCCGGGGGACGCCTGGGACTCCACGCCGCCGGTGCAGCAGGCCGTTCCCGTGGAGACGGGGGTTCCGGCCGAGGGGCCCCAGATCGCGGAGGTGCCCGGAGCGGAGCCCGCTCCCGAGCAGTTCGCCGGGCCCGAGGCGGTGGCGCCGGAGGCGCAGCCGGTCCCGATGGACCAGGGGTATGTGGACCAGGGGTATGTGGATCCGGCCGCCGTGGATCCGCACCAGACGGGTGCGACCATCCCGGCCCAGGCCGGGGCGCCCGTCGTGGAGCCCGCCGCGCAGGCCGCCGTGGCCGAGGAGCAGGTCGTCGACATCCCGGCGCAGGCCCAGACCGAGCCGGTCACCGAATTGCCCGGGGCCCAGCCCGCCCCGGCTCCGGTCGCGGGGGCCGCGCCGGAGATTCCGGCGCAGCTGGCCCATGAGCCGATCGCGATCGAGGTGCCGCCCGCTCCCGCCGCGGAGGCACCCGCCGAGGAGGCCGCTCAGCAACTTCCTGAGCAGCCCGTCGAAGCGGTGGAGCGGACCGCCGTGGACCCGGGTCACTCGATAGTGGCCGACGAGACGCCTCAGCCCGAGGAGTCCACCGCCGAGGAACCGGCCGCCGCCGAGTCGTCCCAGCAGGAGGCACCTGCCGAGGCGGAGGCGGAGGCGGAGGGGGCACCTGAGGCGGAGGCCGCACCGGAGGCCGAGGCCGAGGCCGTGACGCCGGAGGAGCCCGCCGGGGAGCGGACGGCGGCCGAGGCGCCTGAGCAGACGGCGCCTGAGCAGACGGCGCCTGAGCAGACGGCGCCTGAGCAGACGGCGGCCGCACCGGAGGCCGAGCCGACCGCCGCCGAGTCGGAGGCCCCCGAGGCCGTGGCTGAGGAGCCGCCACCGGAGGAGCAGGCTCCCGAGGGCGAAGCGGCGGACACCCCGGACGCCGAGGCCGCCGCGAGCCAAGCGCCCGAAGCGGAGGCGCCCGAGACCGCCGAGGCCGAGGCGACGCCCGCCGAGCCGGAGGCGGAAGCGGCGGCCGGGGCGGAGCCGGAGGCCGGTACGGAGGCCACCGAGCCCACGGCGGAGGCTGAAGCGGAGGCGGAGGCCCAGCCCGCCGAATCCGAGGCCGCGGCCCCCGAAGGCGAAGCCACCGGGCCCGAGGCCACCGAACCCGAGACCCGGGCCACGGAGCAGGACGCCACGGAGCCGGAGGCCGGTGCTCCGGAATCCGACGCCCCGGTCGCCGCCGGGCCCGAGGCCAGCGCGATGGAACCCGAACCCGGGCCCGAGGCCGAGACCGCCGAACCGGAGGCCACGGACGCGGAAGCCGCCGACCCCGAAGCCACGGAGACCGACGTCAGCGCAACCGATGTCAGCGCAACCGACGCCAGCACCTCCGAGGCCACCGACGCCGAGCCCGTCGCCCCCGAGCCGGAGCCCGAGCCGGAATCGGAACCCGAGACGGCCCCCGAGGACACCACCCCCGAGACGGCCCCCGAATCCGCGGCGGAGCCGGACCCCGAGTCGGAAACCGAGCCGGAGCCGGAGCTCGAGCCCGAGGCGGTCCCCATCCCCATCGGCCCCCGCGCCGAGGGGTACGACGAGGCCGAGCGCGCCGCCGTCCACCGCGTGATGCGCGAGCGCCGGGACATCCGTAACGGCTTCCGGCCCGACCCCATCCCGCACGAAGTCCTGCTGCGCGTCCTCGAGGCCGCGCACACCGCGCCCAGCGTGGGGCACTCCCAGCCGTGGGACTTCGTCGTGATCCGCTCGGAGGAGACCCGGCGGGCCATGCACGAGCTGGCCGTGCGCCAGCGGGACGCGTACGCCAAGTCCCTCCCCAAGGGCCGGGCCAAGCAGTTCAAGGAACTGAAGATCGAGGCCATCCTCGAGACCCCGGTCAACATCGTCGTCACCGCCGACCCCACCCGCGGCGGCCGCCACACCCTCGGCCGGCACACCCAGCCGCAGATGGCGCCGTACTCCTCCGCGCTCGCGGTGGAGAACCTGTGGCTCGCCGCCCGCGCCGAGGGCCTCGGCGTCGGCTGGGTCAGCTTCTTCGACGAGCGCGAGATGGTGCGGGAGCTCGGGCTGCCCGAGCATCTGGAGGTCGTGGCGTATCTGTGCGTCGGGTACGTCGACGAGTTCCCGGAGGAGCCGGAGCTGATGAAGGCCGGGTGGTCCAAGCGCCGCCCGCTGTCCTGGGTGGTCCACGAGGAGTCGTACGGCCGCCGCACCCTGCCCGGCGGGGATCCGCACAATCTGCTCCAGGAGACCCTGCGGGGCATCCGCCCGCTGGACGCCAAGGCGCTCGGCGAGGCGTGGGAGCGGCAGAAGCGGATGACCAAGCCGTCCGGCGCGCTCGGCATGCTGGAGATCATCTCCGCCCAGCTGAGCGGGCTGTCCCGGCAGTGCCCGCCGCCGATCCCGGAGCCCGCGGCCGTAGCGATCTTCGCGGGCGACCACGGGGTGCACGCACAGGGCGTCACCGCCTGGCCGCAGGAGGTCACCAGCCAGATGGTGGCCAACTTCCTGGGCGGCGGCGCGGTCTGCAACGCCTTCGCCGGTCAGGTGGGCGCCGAGGTGTGCGTCGTGGACGTCGGCGTGGCGAGCGATCTGCCCAGCACCCCCGGGCTGCTGCCGCGCAAGGTGCGGGCGGGCACCGGAGACTTCACCGTCGGCCCCGCGCTCACCCGCGAGGAGGTGCTGCGCGCCATCGAGGTGGGCATCGAGACCGCCCGTGACCTGGTGGCCGCCGGGAACAAGGCGCTGCTCACCGGGGAGATGGGAATCGCCAACACCACCGTGTCGGCCGCCCTGGTCTCCATCTACACCGGCGCCGACCCGGCCGAGGTGACCGGGCGCGGCACGGGCATCAACGACGAGATGCACGCGCGCAAGATCGATGTCGTACGGCGCGGTCTCGAACTGCACCAGCCCGATCCGGCCGACCCCATCGGCGTCCTGTCGGCGATCGGCGGCCTGGAGCACGCCGCGATCGCCGGGCTGCTGCTGGGCGGCGCCTCGCTGCGTACGCCCGTGATCCTGGACGGGGTGAGCGCGGGCGCCGCCGCGCTGGTCGCCCGCGCCATCGCCCCCGAGGTGCTGGCGGCCTGCATCGCGGGCCACCGCAGCGCCGAGCCGGGCCATGTGGCGGCCCTGAACAAGCTGGGACTGCGCCCCCTGGTCGACCTGGATCTGCGGCTCGGCGAGGGCACCGGGGCGCTGCTCGCCCTCCCGGTGGTGCAGAGCGCGGCACGGGCGATGCACGAGGTGGCCACGTTCGACTCCGCGGGGGTCACGGAGAAGAACTGA
- the cobA gene encoding uroporphyrinogen-III C-methyltransferase, with the protein MSENFAYPVGLRLSGRRVVVLGAGQVAQRRLPALIAAGADILLISPSATASVEAMAEAGEVRWERRRYQEGDFEGAWYVLITTDDPEANAAASAEAEARRVWCVRSDDAEAASAWTPATGRSEGVTVAVLTGQDPRRSAAVRDAVVEGLRDGTLAAPRHRTRGPHVALVGGGPGDPDLITVRGRRLLAEADVVVADRLGPRDLLDELPPHVEVIDAAKIPYGRFMAQEAINNALIEHAKAGKSVVRLKGGDPFVFGRGMEEAEALAEAGIPCTVVPGISSSISVPGAAGIPVTHRGVAHEFTVVSGHVAPDDPSSLVDWAALARLRGTLVLLMAVEKIGAIAATLVAHGRAADTPVAVVQEGTTPAQRRVDATLATVGEKAAAEGVRPPAVVVIGEVVALSSRDHR; encoded by the coding sequence ATGTCCGAAAACTTCGCATACCCGGTCGGGCTGCGCCTTTCCGGGCGGCGTGTCGTCGTCCTCGGGGCTGGTCAGGTTGCCCAGCGCCGGCTGCCCGCGCTGATAGCGGCCGGTGCGGACATCCTGCTGATCTCGCCGTCCGCCACGGCCTCCGTCGAGGCCATGGCCGAGGCGGGGGAGGTGCGCTGGGAGCGCCGCCGCTACCAGGAGGGCGACTTCGAGGGCGCCTGGTACGTCCTGATCACCACCGACGACCCGGAGGCCAACGCCGCCGCGTCCGCCGAGGCCGAGGCGCGCCGCGTCTGGTGCGTGCGCAGCGACGACGCCGAGGCCGCCTCCGCGTGGACCCCGGCCACCGGACGCAGCGAGGGCGTCACCGTCGCCGTCCTCACCGGACAGGACCCGCGCCGCTCCGCCGCCGTACGGGACGCCGTGGTGGAGGGACTGCGCGACGGCACCCTCGCCGCGCCCCGCCACCGCACCCGCGGCCCCCATGTGGCGCTGGTGGGCGGCGGGCCCGGCGATCCGGACCTGATCACCGTGCGCGGCCGCCGCCTGCTCGCCGAGGCGGACGTGGTGGTGGCCGACCGCCTCGGCCCGCGCGATCTGCTCGATGAACTGCCCCCGCATGTCGAGGTGATCGACGCGGCGAAGATCCCGTACGGCCGCTTCATGGCCCAGGAGGCGATCAACAACGCGCTGATCGAGCACGCCAAGGCGGGCAAGTCGGTGGTCCGCCTCAAGGGCGGCGACCCCTTCGTCTTCGGACGCGGCATGGAGGAGGCGGAGGCGCTCGCCGAGGCCGGGATCCCGTGCACCGTCGTGCCCGGCATCTCCAGTTCCATCAGCGTCCCGGGCGCGGCCGGGATCCCGGTGACCCACCGGGGCGTCGCACATGAGTTCACGGTGGTCAGCGGCCATGTCGCCCCCGACGACCCCAGCTCCCTGGTGGACTGGGCGGCGCTGGCGAGGCTGCGCGGCACGCTGGTGCTGCTCATGGCCGTCGAGAAGATCGGCGCCATCGCCGCGACCCTCGTCGCCCACGGCCGCGCCGCCGACACCCCCGTCGCCGTGGTCCAGGAGGGCACCACCCCGGCCCAGCGCCGGGTGGACGCGACGCTGGCCACCGTCGGGGAGAAGGCCGCCGCCGAGGGCGTACGGCCCCCGGCGGTCGTGGTGATCGGTGAGGTCGTCGCCCTCTCGTCCCGTGACCACCGGTGA
- a CDS encoding TetR family transcriptional regulator codes for MRSGPLDAETILTATEDVLRRHGPAKATVLDVARALGVSHASVYRHFPSKAALREAVTRRWLGRARDPLAAVASDTRQAPPERLRTWFTTLFTAKRTLLSEDPELFATYRVLTAEHSSAAADHVTDLIEQLRVIIADGVTSGDFTSPDPTATARTVFAATMAYHHPAHAPEWQTPGSEAALQSICTLLIDGLRPR; via the coding sequence ATGCGATCCGGCCCCCTGGACGCCGAGACCATCCTGACGGCCACCGAGGACGTGCTGCGCCGCCATGGACCGGCGAAGGCCACGGTGCTGGACGTGGCGCGGGCTCTGGGAGTCAGCCACGCCAGCGTCTACCGCCACTTCCCGTCCAAGGCGGCCCTGCGCGAAGCCGTCACCCGGCGCTGGCTGGGCCGGGCGCGCGACCCCCTCGCGGCGGTCGCGTCCGACACCCGGCAGGCCCCGCCCGAGCGGCTCCGCACCTGGTTCACCACGCTCTTCACCGCCAAGCGGACCCTGCTGTCCGAGGACCCGGAGCTGTTCGCCACCTACCGGGTCCTGACGGCCGAGCACAGCAGCGCGGCCGCCGACCATGTGACCGACCTGATCGAGCAGCTGCGCGTCATCATCGCCGACGGCGTCACCAGCGGCGACTTCACCTCCCCCGACCCCACCGCGACGGCGCGAACCGTCTTCGCCGCCACCATGGCCTACCACCACCCCGCCCACGCCCCCGAATGGCAGACCCCCGGCTCCGAGGCCGCCCTGCAGTCCATCTGCACCTTGCTCATCGACGGCCTGCGCCCGCGCTGA
- a CDS encoding cyclase family protein gives MDTQHTGTGAPEDLPSNWGRWGEDDERGTLNLITGEARARGAAEARTGRTVSLALPIRPTPLISGPFAPSTQDASPVQQMMVYVGSPAPATADVMLVTNHHPRSTHLDALGHTIRDGRVYPGRPVEEAVTPAGARHGSTAAYAAGIATRGILLDLAADGPLPSGHAVTSRDFEAAEERQGVRLESGDALVVRCGWPMTPDPDLPMPGMSLDAVRWMHRRGVSLYAGDIGDAHPALDPACPLPLHRVALPMMGLPLIDAAEVDELAAVCAELGRYAFLLTVAPPRIHGLTGVPVNPLALF, from the coding sequence ATGGACACACAACACACAGGAACCGGCGCGCCGGAGGACCTGCCGAGCAACTGGGGCCGGTGGGGCGAGGACGACGAGCGCGGCACGCTCAACCTCATCACCGGGGAAGCCCGGGCCAGGGGCGCCGCGGAGGCCCGCACCGGCCGGACGGTGTCACTCGCGCTCCCGATCCGGCCGACGCCGCTCATCAGCGGCCCCTTCGCGCCCTCCACCCAGGACGCCTCGCCGGTCCAGCAGATGATGGTGTACGTCGGCTCCCCGGCGCCCGCCACGGCGGATGTGATGCTGGTGACCAACCACCACCCGCGCTCGACGCACCTCGACGCGCTGGGGCACACGATCCGGGACGGACGGGTCTATCCGGGGCGGCCCGTGGAGGAGGCCGTGACCCCGGCCGGCGCCCGGCACGGCTCCACGGCGGCGTACGCCGCCGGGATCGCCACCCGGGGAATCCTGCTCGACCTGGCCGCCGACGGCCCACTGCCCAGCGGCCATGCGGTCACCTCACGGGACTTCGAGGCGGCCGAGGAGCGCCAGGGCGTACGGCTGGAGTCCGGTGACGCCCTGGTCGTCCGCTGCGGATGGCCCATGACACCCGACCCCGACCTGCCGATGCCGGGGATGAGCCTGGACGCGGTGCGCTGGATGCACCGGCGCGGTGTGTCGCTCTACGCGGGCGACATCGGCGACGCGCACCCCGCCCTGGACCCCGCCTGCCCCTTGCCGCTGCACCGGGTCGCCCTGCCGATGATGGGCCTGCCCCTGATCGACGCCGCCGAGGTGGACGAGCTCGCCGCCGTCTGCGCGGAGCTGGGCCGCTATGCTTTCCTGCTCACCGTGGCGCCGCCGCGTATCCACGGGCTGACCGGGGTGCCCGTCAACCCGCTCGCGCTCTTCTGA
- a CDS encoding TrmH family RNA methyltransferase, whose translation MADLITVDDPDDPRLSDYTGLTDVELRRKREPAEGLFIAEGEKVIRRARVAGYEMRSMLLSSKWVDVMRDVIEDVPAPVYAVSPELAERVTGYHVHRGALASMQRKPLPDAETILADARRVAIMESVNDHTNTGAIFRSAAALGMDAVLLSPDCADPLYRRSVKVSMGAVFSVPYARLDSWPRGLEAVREAGFKILALTPDEKATTIDDAAPHRLERVALMLGAEGDGLSTQALMAADEWVRIPMAHGVDSLNVGAAAAVAFYAVTSGRPGP comes from the coding sequence GTGGCTGATCTCATCACCGTCGATGATCCGGACGACCCGCGGCTGAGCGACTACACGGGTCTGACCGATGTGGAGCTACGACGCAAGCGGGAGCCGGCCGAGGGCCTGTTCATCGCCGAGGGCGAGAAGGTGATCCGGCGCGCCCGGGTCGCCGGTTACGAGATGCGCTCGATGCTGCTGTCGTCCAAGTGGGTCGATGTGATGCGGGACGTGATCGAGGACGTCCCCGCCCCCGTCTACGCCGTCAGCCCCGAACTGGCCGAACGCGTGACGGGCTACCACGTCCACCGCGGCGCCCTCGCCTCCATGCAGCGCAAACCGCTGCCGGACGCGGAGACGATCCTGGCGGACGCGCGGCGCGTCGCCATCATGGAGTCCGTCAACGACCACACCAACACCGGCGCCATCTTCCGCAGCGCGGCGGCCCTCGGCATGGACGCCGTGCTGCTCTCCCCGGACTGCGCCGACCCCCTCTACCGGCGCTCGGTCAAGGTCTCCATGGGCGCCGTCTTCTCCGTGCCGTACGCCCGCCTGGACAGCTGGCCGCGCGGCCTGGAGGCGGTCCGGGAGGCGGGCTTCAAGATCCTCGCCCTGACCCCCGACGAGAAGGCCACCACCATCGACGACGCGGCCCCGCACCGCCTGGAGCGGGTCGCGCTGATGCTGGGCGCCGAGGGCGACGGGCTCTCCACCCAGGCGCTGATGGCCGCGGACGAGTGGGTCCGGATCCCCATGGCCCACGGCGTGGACTCCCTCAACGTGGGCGCGGCGGCGGCGGTCGCCTTCTACGCGGTCACCTCGGGCAGACCGGGGCCCTGA